Proteins from one Apis cerana isolate GH-2021 linkage group LG11, AcerK_1.0, whole genome shotgun sequence genomic window:
- the LOC107995922 gene encoding transcription elongation factor SPT6 isoform X2: MADFLDSEAEESEEEEELDDNEKKKLKKIKAVAESDEEEEEDDEDRLREELKDLIDDNPIEESEGEDSDASGASKKRKKSDDEDFDDRLEDEDYDLIEENLGVKVERKRFKRLRRIQDEESEEEQEKEVDDDRDAIANELFEGSGDEDERRSERSHRPEVDTFDEEGSEGEYTDADDFIVDDDGRPIAEKRKKKKPIFSDAALQEAQDIFGVDFDYDEFGKYGEEDYEEDEEEEEEEEDEYMDDEDTERPRRPKKQLKKKTTRKSIFEIYEPSELKRGHFTDMDNEIRNTDIPERMQLRTIPVTPVAEGSDELDLEAEWIYKQAFCRPTISIQDAHLNAEAKERARKGPQTIGKIKKALDFMRNQQFEVPFISFYRKEYVLPELNINDLWKVYKFDAKWCQLRQRKENLLKLFDKMRNYQLDEIMKNPDAPLPDNIRLIKDDDIERLKNVQTSEELNDVYYHFMLYYSHEIPTMQEAARQKEKKARKEAKIQKRKQQIAGAEENGEDPPEEEVDVEEEEEADETLKQAVRTGPYSICRRAGLDSLAKKFGLTPEHFAENLRDNYQRHEVDQEPTEPLIIANEYCSQILNNPEEVLKAVQLMVAIQLAREPLVKRCVREMYMERAKISVKPTKKGIKEIDENHPIYGMKYLKNKPVRDLVGDQFLNLIIAEEDKLITITLSDSIEGNTSNNYVDEMKQLYYRDEFSKNVQDWNALRIGSVEIALTRIVLPSLKKELRANLIAEAKECVMRACCRKMYNWIKVAPYICEFPEEEDEEWDTTKGLRVMGLAYVPDYSQAAFACLIAPDGECTDYLRLPHLMKRKNSYREDEKTMKEADLLAIRNFIATKKPHVVVIGGESREAMMIAADIKECIANLVEEEQFPNIKIEICDNELAKIYSNSNKGISEFRDYPELLRQAISLGRRMQDPLVEFSQLCTADEEILCLKYHTLQDQLPKDELLDNLYLEFVNRVNEVGVDVNKAVQQAYCGNLVQFVCGLGPRKGQALIKMLKQTNQRLENRTQLVTACHMGPKVFINCAGFIKIDTNSLGDSTEAYVEVLDGSRVHPETYEWARKMAVDALEYDDEDANPAGALEEILESPERLKDLDLDAFAEELERQGFGNKCVTLYDIRAELNCRYKDLRVPYQSPSAERLFDILTKETPETFYVGKLVLATVIGISHRKPQGDQLDQANPVRNDETGLWQCPFCLKNDFPELSEVWNHFDAGACPGKATGIRLRLDNGISGYIHIKNLSDRHVANPEERVSIGQIIHCRIIKIEVERFSVECTSKSSDLADKNHEWRPQRDPFYDTETEQRDAKVEEDAKKAKQRQTYVKRVIVHPSFHNISFAEAEKLMQTMKQGEAIVRPSSKGADHLTVTWKVTDEVYQHIDVREEGKENAFSLGQSLWIGNEEFEDLDEIIARHVNPMAAYASELLDFKYYKATVEGIKDKAEDILKEQKKENPGGIPYIISAAKNYPGKFLLSYLPRTRCRHEYVTVSPEGFRFRGQMFGRVNDLFRWFKEHFRDPVPGQSTPSTPRGAMTSRTPYHTTPGTVSGMNQEAIQRVAQNLPHHMLHSLSQVANQTPHHYPPHTPGTTSAAGYAGVHTYPNTPYTPSGQTPFMTPYQTPHHTPHHHGQPTPRYGQQTPNHQQGPFIHPPPPSGISGHHRSTPSHRPTPPMSTPGDPMDWKKAAEAWARLKSGPRVSTSTPRYEESRKTPRNYEESVGRTTPRNRTSNRTPSYKSPRGTPHTNSSPRSMSLSGDGTPLYDES; this comes from the exons ATGGCCGATTTTTTAGATTCAGAAGCAGAAGAAAGTGAG gaggaagaggaattagacgataatgaaaagaaaaaattgaagaaaataaaagctgTGGCAGAAAGTgatgaagaagaggaggaag ATGATGAAGATCGATTACGTGAAGAACTTAAAGATCTCATTGATGATAATCCCATAGAAGAAAGTGAAGGAGAGGATAGTGATGCTTCTGGAGCATCCAAAAAACGTAAAAAGAGTGATGATGAAGATTTCGATGATCGTTTAGAAGATGAAGATTATGATTTGATAGAAGAGAATTTGGGAGTTAAAGTTGAAAga aaACGTTTCAAACGCCTTCGTAGGATTCAAGATGAAGAATCAGAGGAAGAACAAGAAAAGGAAGTGGATGATGATAGAGATGCTATTGCAAATGAACTTTTTGAAGGCTCTGGTGAT GAAGATGAGAGGAGAAGCGAACGCAGTCACAGACCTGAGGTGGATACATTTGATGAAGAAGGAAGTGAAGGAGAATATACTGATGCGGATGATTTTATTGTTGACGACGACGGTAGACCAATTgcagaaaaacgaaaaaagaaaaaacctaTATTTTCTGATGCAGCCTTGCAAGAAGCACAAGATATTTTTGGTGttgattttgattatgatGAATTTGGTAAGTATGGTGAAGAAGACTATGaggaagatgaagaagaagaagaagaagaggaagatgaATATATGGATGATGAAGATACCGAAAGACCACGAAGACCGAAAAAACaactgaaaaagaaaacaacgagaaaaagtatatttgaGATTTATGAACCAAGCGAACTTAAACGTGGTCATTTCACCGATATGGATAATGAAATACGAAATACAGATATACCAGAAAGAATGCAACTTCGTACTATTCCTGTTACTCCAGTTGCAGAGGGTTCTGATGAGTTAGATCTAGAGGCAGAATGGATTTATAAACAAGCTTTTTGTCGACCAACTATTTCAATTCAAGATGCACATTTAAATGCTGAAGCTAAAGAAAGGGCTCGAAAGGGGCCTCAAACAattggtaaaattaaaaaagcttTGGATTTCATGCGAAATCAACAATTTGAGGTgccttttatatcattttatagaaAGGAATATGTTTTACCGGAATTAAACATTAACGATCTTTGGAAAGTATATAAGTTTGATGCGAAATGGTGTCAACTTcgtcaaagaaaagaaaatttattaaaattattcgataaaatgagaaattatcAATTAGACGAGATTATGAAAAATCCTGATGCTCCTTTACCAGATAACATACGATTGATTAAAGATGATGATATAGAACGATTAAAAAACGTACAAACTAGCGAAGAATTAAACGATGTTTATTATCACTTCATGTTATATTATAGTCACGAAATTCCAACGATGCAAGAAGCTGCCCgtcagaaagaaaaaaaagcacgCAAGGAagctaaaattcaaaaacgaAAACAGCAAATTGCTGGTGCCGAAGAAAATGGAGAAGATCCTCCAGAAGAAGAAGTAGatgtagaagaagaagaggaagcgGATGAAACATTGAAACAAGCTGTTCGAACTGGTCCGTATTCTATTTGTAGACGAGCTGGCCTTGATAgtcttgcaaaaaaatttggtCTTACTCCCGAACATTTTGCTGAAAATTTGCGAGATAATTATCAACGACATGAAGTGGATCAAGAACCAACTGAACCATTAATCATTGCTAATGAATACTGTAGTCAAATACTTAACAATCCAGAAGAAGTATTAAAAGCTGTACAATTAATGGTAGCTATTCAATTAGCGCGCGAACCATTAGTAAAAAGATGCGTCCGAGAAATGTATATGGAAAGAGCAAAAATATCGGTAAAACCgacgaaaaaaggaattaaagaGATAGATGAAAACCATCCAATTTAcggtatgaaatatttgaagaataaacCGGTACGAGATTTAGTCGGAGatcagtttttaaatttaatcatagctgaagaagataaattaatcacGATAACTTTAAGCGATAGCATCGAAGGAAATACCAGTAACAATTACGTTGATGAAATGAAACAACTTTATTATCGAGACGAATTCAGTAAAAATGTTCAGGATTGGAATGCATTGAGAATTGGAAGTGTTGAAATAGCACTTACACGTATAGTTCTACCAAGTTTGAAAAAAGAGTTAAGAGCAAATCTTATTGCGGAAGCTAAAGAATGCGTAATGAGAGCATGTTGCCGTAAAATGTACAATTGGATCAAAGTTGCGCCTTATATCTGTGAATTTCCAGAGGAAGAAGATGAGGAATGGGATACTACAAAAGGACTTCGAGTTATGGGTTTAGCTTACGTTCCAGATTATTCTCAAGCCGCGTTTGCTTGTTTAATTGCACCTGATGGAGAGTGCACAGATTATTTAAGATTACCACACttgatgaaacgaaaaaatagtTATCGAGAAGATGAAAAAACCATGAAGGAAGCCGACTTGTTAGCAATCAGAAATTTTATAGCGACAAAAAAACCGCATGTTGTAGTAATAGGCGGTGAATCGAGAGAAGCAATGATGATCGCTGCTGATATTAAGGAATGCATTGCAAATTTAGTAGAAGAAGAACAATTTCCAAACATTAAGATAGAAATTTGTGACAATGAATTAGCTAAAATCTACTCAAACAGTAATAAAGGTATATCCGAATTTCGGGATTACCCAGAATTATTGCGACAAGCTATTTCATTGGGTAGAAGAATGCAAGATCCTTTGGTagaattttctcaattatgcACTGctgatgaagaaattttatgtttaaagtATCACACTTTACAAGATCAATTACCAAAAGATGAACTtttggataatttatatttagaatttgtgAATCGCGTAAACGAAGTCGGTGTTGATGTGAATAAGGCGGTACAACAAGCTTATTGCGGAAATTTAGTTCAATTCGTGTGCGGTTTGGGGCCAAGAAAAGGACAAGCATTGATCAAAATGTTAAAGCAAACTAATCaaagattagaaaatagaACGCAACTGGTAACTGCTTGTCACATGGGAcctaaagtttttattaattgtgcgggttttattaaaatagatacgAACAGTTTAGGAGACAGCACTGAAGCTTATGTAGAAGTTCTTGATGGATCTCGCGTACATCCCGAAACATATGAATGGGCAAGAAAAATGGCAGTCGATGCTTTGGAATACGACGATGAAGATGCTAATCCTGCTGGAGCACTCGAAGAAATTCTCGAATCCCCTGAGAGATTGAAAGATCTTGATCTGGATGCATTTGCGGAAGAACTTGAGAGACAAGGTTTCGGCAATAAATGCGTTACATTATACGATATCAGAGCAGAATTAAATTGCAGATATAAAGATTTACGTGTACCATATCAATCGCCAAGCGCAGAacgattattcgatattctAACGAAAGAAACCCCAGAAACATTTTATGTAGGAAAATTAGTATTGGCTACGGTGATAGGAATAAGTCATAGAAAACCACAGGGTGATCAATTAGATCAAGCTAATCCCGTAAGAAATGATGAAACTGGATTATGGCAATGCccattttgtttgaaaaatgattttcctGAACTGTCTGAAGTATGGAATCATTTTGATGCCGGAGCTTGTCCTGGCAAAGCTACTGGAATTAGATTAAGATTAGATAATGGAATATCTggttatattcatataaaaaatttatctgacAGACATGTTGCGAATCCGGAAGAAAGAGTAAGCATAGGACAAATAATACATTGTCgaataataaagattgaaGTGGAGCGATTTAGCGTCGAATGTACGAGTAAAAGCAGTGATCTCGCGGATAAAAATCATGAGTGGAG ACCACAAAGAGATCCATTTTACGACACCGAAACAGAACAAAGAGATGCAAAAGTTGAAGAGGATGCAAAAAAAGCGAAGCAACGTCAGACATATGTAAAACGCGTAATCGTGCATCCTTCTTTTCACAATATTAGTTTTGCAGAAGctgaaaaattaatgcaaaCAATGAAACAAGGTGAAGCTATAGTTAGACCAAGCAGCAAGGGTGCCGATCACTTAACAGTTACATGGAAAGTTACGGATGAAGTGTATCAACATATTGATGtgagagaggaaggaaaagaaaatgcaTTTTCTCTTGGTCAAAGTCTGTGGATTGGAAATGAAGAATTCGAAGATTTAGATGAAATTATTGCAAGACATGTAAATCCTATGGCTGCATATGCTTCAGAATTattggattttaaatattataaagcaaCTGTAGAAGGTATTAAAGATAAAGCAGAAGATATactgaaagaacagaaaaaagaaaatcctgGGGGAATTCCATACATAATATCGGCTGCAAAG aATTATCctgggaaatttttattatcttatcttcCACGAACTCGATGTCGTCATGAATATGTGACGGTATCACCAGAAGGATTTAGATTCAGAGGACAAATGTTTGGTAGAGTAAACGATTTGTTTCGATGGTTCAAGGAACATTTTCGAGATCCAGTACCTGGACAATCTACACCTAGTACTCCACGTGGTGCAATGACATCTAGAACACCTTATCATACAACACCAGGAACAGTGAGTG GAATGAATCAAGAAGCTATACAAAGAGTGGCTCAAAATCTTCCTCATCATATGCTACATTCTTTATCACAAGTTGCAAATCAAACTCCACATCATTATCCACCGCACACGCCAGGAACTACAAGTGCTGCTGGTTATGCTGGAGTTCATACTTATCCTAATACACCATATACACCTTCTGGACAAACGCCTTTCATGACACCATATCAAACACCACATCATACTCCACATCATCATGGTCAACCAACTCCAAGATATGGGCAACAAACACCCAATCATCAACAAGGTCCTTTTATTCATCCACCTCCACCTTCGGGGATAAGTGGACATCACAGATCAACCCCATCGCATAGACCTACGCCACCTATGTCAACACCTGGCGATCCTATGGATTGGAAAAAAGCAGCAGAAGCATGGGCACGGTTAAAAAGCGGTCCACGTGTATC taCTTCTACTCCAAGATACGAAGAATCTAGAAAAACTCCTAGAAATTATGAAGAGTCGGTTGGAAGAACAACTCCACGAAATAGAACTTCGAATCGGACACC
- the LOC107995922 gene encoding transcription elongation factor SPT6 isoform X1 has protein sequence MADFLDSEAEESEEEEELDDNEKKKLKKIKAVAESDEEEEEDDEDRLREELKDLIDDNPIEESEGEDSDASGASKKRKKSDDEDFDDRLEDEDYDLIEENLGVKVERKRFKRLRRIQDEESEEEQEKEVDDDRDAIANELFEGSGDEREITMEDERRSERSHRPEVDTFDEEGSEGEYTDADDFIVDDDGRPIAEKRKKKKPIFSDAALQEAQDIFGVDFDYDEFGKYGEEDYEEDEEEEEEEEDEYMDDEDTERPRRPKKQLKKKTTRKSIFEIYEPSELKRGHFTDMDNEIRNTDIPERMQLRTIPVTPVAEGSDELDLEAEWIYKQAFCRPTISIQDAHLNAEAKERARKGPQTIGKIKKALDFMRNQQFEVPFISFYRKEYVLPELNINDLWKVYKFDAKWCQLRQRKENLLKLFDKMRNYQLDEIMKNPDAPLPDNIRLIKDDDIERLKNVQTSEELNDVYYHFMLYYSHEIPTMQEAARQKEKKARKEAKIQKRKQQIAGAEENGEDPPEEEVDVEEEEEADETLKQAVRTGPYSICRRAGLDSLAKKFGLTPEHFAENLRDNYQRHEVDQEPTEPLIIANEYCSQILNNPEEVLKAVQLMVAIQLAREPLVKRCVREMYMERAKISVKPTKKGIKEIDENHPIYGMKYLKNKPVRDLVGDQFLNLIIAEEDKLITITLSDSIEGNTSNNYVDEMKQLYYRDEFSKNVQDWNALRIGSVEIALTRIVLPSLKKELRANLIAEAKECVMRACCRKMYNWIKVAPYICEFPEEEDEEWDTTKGLRVMGLAYVPDYSQAAFACLIAPDGECTDYLRLPHLMKRKNSYREDEKTMKEADLLAIRNFIATKKPHVVVIGGESREAMMIAADIKECIANLVEEEQFPNIKIEICDNELAKIYSNSNKGISEFRDYPELLRQAISLGRRMQDPLVEFSQLCTADEEILCLKYHTLQDQLPKDELLDNLYLEFVNRVNEVGVDVNKAVQQAYCGNLVQFVCGLGPRKGQALIKMLKQTNQRLENRTQLVTACHMGPKVFINCAGFIKIDTNSLGDSTEAYVEVLDGSRVHPETYEWARKMAVDALEYDDEDANPAGALEEILESPERLKDLDLDAFAEELERQGFGNKCVTLYDIRAELNCRYKDLRVPYQSPSAERLFDILTKETPETFYVGKLVLATVIGISHRKPQGDQLDQANPVRNDETGLWQCPFCLKNDFPELSEVWNHFDAGACPGKATGIRLRLDNGISGYIHIKNLSDRHVANPEERVSIGQIIHCRIIKIEVERFSVECTSKSSDLADKNHEWRPQRDPFYDTETEQRDAKVEEDAKKAKQRQTYVKRVIVHPSFHNISFAEAEKLMQTMKQGEAIVRPSSKGADHLTVTWKVTDEVYQHIDVREEGKENAFSLGQSLWIGNEEFEDLDEIIARHVNPMAAYASELLDFKYYKATVEGIKDKAEDILKEQKKENPGGIPYIISAAKNYPGKFLLSYLPRTRCRHEYVTVSPEGFRFRGQMFGRVNDLFRWFKEHFRDPVPGQSTPSTPRGAMTSRTPYHTTPGTVSGMNQEAIQRVAQNLPHHMLHSLSQVANQTPHHYPPHTPGTTSAAGYAGVHTYPNTPYTPSGQTPFMTPYQTPHHTPHHHGQPTPRYGQQTPNHQQGPFIHPPPPSGISGHHRSTPSHRPTPPMSTPGDPMDWKKAAEAWARLKSGPRVSTSTPRYEESRKTPRNYEESVGRTTPRNRTSNRTPSYKSPRGTPHTNSSPRSMSLSGDGTPLYDES, from the exons ATGGCCGATTTTTTAGATTCAGAAGCAGAAGAAAGTGAG gaggaagaggaattagacgataatgaaaagaaaaaattgaagaaaataaaagctgTGGCAGAAAGTgatgaagaagaggaggaag ATGATGAAGATCGATTACGTGAAGAACTTAAAGATCTCATTGATGATAATCCCATAGAAGAAAGTGAAGGAGAGGATAGTGATGCTTCTGGAGCATCCAAAAAACGTAAAAAGAGTGATGATGAAGATTTCGATGATCGTTTAGAAGATGAAGATTATGATTTGATAGAAGAGAATTTGGGAGTTAAAGTTGAAAga aaACGTTTCAAACGCCTTCGTAGGATTCAAGATGAAGAATCAGAGGAAGAACAAGAAAAGGAAGTGGATGATGATAGAGATGCTATTGCAAATGAACTTTTTGAAGGCTCTGGTGAT GAAAGGGAGATTACTATG GAAGATGAGAGGAGAAGCGAACGCAGTCACAGACCTGAGGTGGATACATTTGATGAAGAAGGAAGTGAAGGAGAATATACTGATGCGGATGATTTTATTGTTGACGACGACGGTAGACCAATTgcagaaaaacgaaaaaagaaaaaacctaTATTTTCTGATGCAGCCTTGCAAGAAGCACAAGATATTTTTGGTGttgattttgattatgatGAATTTGGTAAGTATGGTGAAGAAGACTATGaggaagatgaagaagaagaagaagaagaggaagatgaATATATGGATGATGAAGATACCGAAAGACCACGAAGACCGAAAAAACaactgaaaaagaaaacaacgagaaaaagtatatttgaGATTTATGAACCAAGCGAACTTAAACGTGGTCATTTCACCGATATGGATAATGAAATACGAAATACAGATATACCAGAAAGAATGCAACTTCGTACTATTCCTGTTACTCCAGTTGCAGAGGGTTCTGATGAGTTAGATCTAGAGGCAGAATGGATTTATAAACAAGCTTTTTGTCGACCAACTATTTCAATTCAAGATGCACATTTAAATGCTGAAGCTAAAGAAAGGGCTCGAAAGGGGCCTCAAACAattggtaaaattaaaaaagcttTGGATTTCATGCGAAATCAACAATTTGAGGTgccttttatatcattttatagaaAGGAATATGTTTTACCGGAATTAAACATTAACGATCTTTGGAAAGTATATAAGTTTGATGCGAAATGGTGTCAACTTcgtcaaagaaaagaaaatttattaaaattattcgataaaatgagaaattatcAATTAGACGAGATTATGAAAAATCCTGATGCTCCTTTACCAGATAACATACGATTGATTAAAGATGATGATATAGAACGATTAAAAAACGTACAAACTAGCGAAGAATTAAACGATGTTTATTATCACTTCATGTTATATTATAGTCACGAAATTCCAACGATGCAAGAAGCTGCCCgtcagaaagaaaaaaaagcacgCAAGGAagctaaaattcaaaaacgaAAACAGCAAATTGCTGGTGCCGAAGAAAATGGAGAAGATCCTCCAGAAGAAGAAGTAGatgtagaagaagaagaggaagcgGATGAAACATTGAAACAAGCTGTTCGAACTGGTCCGTATTCTATTTGTAGACGAGCTGGCCTTGATAgtcttgcaaaaaaatttggtCTTACTCCCGAACATTTTGCTGAAAATTTGCGAGATAATTATCAACGACATGAAGTGGATCAAGAACCAACTGAACCATTAATCATTGCTAATGAATACTGTAGTCAAATACTTAACAATCCAGAAGAAGTATTAAAAGCTGTACAATTAATGGTAGCTATTCAATTAGCGCGCGAACCATTAGTAAAAAGATGCGTCCGAGAAATGTATATGGAAAGAGCAAAAATATCGGTAAAACCgacgaaaaaaggaattaaagaGATAGATGAAAACCATCCAATTTAcggtatgaaatatttgaagaataaacCGGTACGAGATTTAGTCGGAGatcagtttttaaatttaatcatagctgaagaagataaattaatcacGATAACTTTAAGCGATAGCATCGAAGGAAATACCAGTAACAATTACGTTGATGAAATGAAACAACTTTATTATCGAGACGAATTCAGTAAAAATGTTCAGGATTGGAATGCATTGAGAATTGGAAGTGTTGAAATAGCACTTACACGTATAGTTCTACCAAGTTTGAAAAAAGAGTTAAGAGCAAATCTTATTGCGGAAGCTAAAGAATGCGTAATGAGAGCATGTTGCCGTAAAATGTACAATTGGATCAAAGTTGCGCCTTATATCTGTGAATTTCCAGAGGAAGAAGATGAGGAATGGGATACTACAAAAGGACTTCGAGTTATGGGTTTAGCTTACGTTCCAGATTATTCTCAAGCCGCGTTTGCTTGTTTAATTGCACCTGATGGAGAGTGCACAGATTATTTAAGATTACCACACttgatgaaacgaaaaaatagtTATCGAGAAGATGAAAAAACCATGAAGGAAGCCGACTTGTTAGCAATCAGAAATTTTATAGCGACAAAAAAACCGCATGTTGTAGTAATAGGCGGTGAATCGAGAGAAGCAATGATGATCGCTGCTGATATTAAGGAATGCATTGCAAATTTAGTAGAAGAAGAACAATTTCCAAACATTAAGATAGAAATTTGTGACAATGAATTAGCTAAAATCTACTCAAACAGTAATAAAGGTATATCCGAATTTCGGGATTACCCAGAATTATTGCGACAAGCTATTTCATTGGGTAGAAGAATGCAAGATCCTTTGGTagaattttctcaattatgcACTGctgatgaagaaattttatgtttaaagtATCACACTTTACAAGATCAATTACCAAAAGATGAACTtttggataatttatatttagaatttgtgAATCGCGTAAACGAAGTCGGTGTTGATGTGAATAAGGCGGTACAACAAGCTTATTGCGGAAATTTAGTTCAATTCGTGTGCGGTTTGGGGCCAAGAAAAGGACAAGCATTGATCAAAATGTTAAAGCAAACTAATCaaagattagaaaatagaACGCAACTGGTAACTGCTTGTCACATGGGAcctaaagtttttattaattgtgcgggttttattaaaatagatacgAACAGTTTAGGAGACAGCACTGAAGCTTATGTAGAAGTTCTTGATGGATCTCGCGTACATCCCGAAACATATGAATGGGCAAGAAAAATGGCAGTCGATGCTTTGGAATACGACGATGAAGATGCTAATCCTGCTGGAGCACTCGAAGAAATTCTCGAATCCCCTGAGAGATTGAAAGATCTTGATCTGGATGCATTTGCGGAAGAACTTGAGAGACAAGGTTTCGGCAATAAATGCGTTACATTATACGATATCAGAGCAGAATTAAATTGCAGATATAAAGATTTACGTGTACCATATCAATCGCCAAGCGCAGAacgattattcgatattctAACGAAAGAAACCCCAGAAACATTTTATGTAGGAAAATTAGTATTGGCTACGGTGATAGGAATAAGTCATAGAAAACCACAGGGTGATCAATTAGATCAAGCTAATCCCGTAAGAAATGATGAAACTGGATTATGGCAATGCccattttgtttgaaaaatgattttcctGAACTGTCTGAAGTATGGAATCATTTTGATGCCGGAGCTTGTCCTGGCAAAGCTACTGGAATTAGATTAAGATTAGATAATGGAATATCTggttatattcatataaaaaatttatctgacAGACATGTTGCGAATCCGGAAGAAAGAGTAAGCATAGGACAAATAATACATTGTCgaataataaagattgaaGTGGAGCGATTTAGCGTCGAATGTACGAGTAAAAGCAGTGATCTCGCGGATAAAAATCATGAGTGGAG ACCACAAAGAGATCCATTTTACGACACCGAAACAGAACAAAGAGATGCAAAAGTTGAAGAGGATGCAAAAAAAGCGAAGCAACGTCAGACATATGTAAAACGCGTAATCGTGCATCCTTCTTTTCACAATATTAGTTTTGCAGAAGctgaaaaattaatgcaaaCAATGAAACAAGGTGAAGCTATAGTTAGACCAAGCAGCAAGGGTGCCGATCACTTAACAGTTACATGGAAAGTTACGGATGAAGTGTATCAACATATTGATGtgagagaggaaggaaaagaaaatgcaTTTTCTCTTGGTCAAAGTCTGTGGATTGGAAATGAAGAATTCGAAGATTTAGATGAAATTATTGCAAGACATGTAAATCCTATGGCTGCATATGCTTCAGAATTattggattttaaatattataaagcaaCTGTAGAAGGTATTAAAGATAAAGCAGAAGATATactgaaagaacagaaaaaagaaaatcctgGGGGAATTCCATACATAATATCGGCTGCAAAG aATTATCctgggaaatttttattatcttatcttcCACGAACTCGATGTCGTCATGAATATGTGACGGTATCACCAGAAGGATTTAGATTCAGAGGACAAATGTTTGGTAGAGTAAACGATTTGTTTCGATGGTTCAAGGAACATTTTCGAGATCCAGTACCTGGACAATCTACACCTAGTACTCCACGTGGTGCAATGACATCTAGAACACCTTATCATACAACACCAGGAACAGTGAGTG GAATGAATCAAGAAGCTATACAAAGAGTGGCTCAAAATCTTCCTCATCATATGCTACATTCTTTATCACAAGTTGCAAATCAAACTCCACATCATTATCCACCGCACACGCCAGGAACTACAAGTGCTGCTGGTTATGCTGGAGTTCATACTTATCCTAATACACCATATACACCTTCTGGACAAACGCCTTTCATGACACCATATCAAACACCACATCATACTCCACATCATCATGGTCAACCAACTCCAAGATATGGGCAACAAACACCCAATCATCAACAAGGTCCTTTTATTCATCCACCTCCACCTTCGGGGATAAGTGGACATCACAGATCAACCCCATCGCATAGACCTACGCCACCTATGTCAACACCTGGCGATCCTATGGATTGGAAAAAAGCAGCAGAAGCATGGGCACGGTTAAAAAGCGGTCCACGTGTATC taCTTCTACTCCAAGATACGAAGAATCTAGAAAAACTCCTAGAAATTATGAAGAGTCGGTTGGAAGAACAACTCCACGAAATAGAACTTCGAATCGGACACC